In Flavobacterium cerinum, one genomic interval encodes:
- a CDS encoding anti-sigma factor: MNTREYIESGILELYVFGKLSEDENTDVQIRANEYPEIKKEIESIEQAIINLSYSVAPHLSNENFNAIRKALLERETAVVPLKPKTNRAAYLGWAASFLLLLGAGFLYFQMNQGDILLKDSKQKNDQLQKSVVTLQEQNKNNETILNLLKNEKNTLVTLAGQTVAPEAKAKIYWNQEDHSVYVDASGLPEAPKGHVYQVWSLKMDPLTPTSIGLLEKTEIGNSKIFKVDNTADAEGFGITLEPAGGSAAPTMDQLYTLGKV; encoded by the coding sequence ATGAATACAAGAGAATATATAGAATCCGGTATTTTAGAACTATATGTTTTCGGAAAATTATCCGAAGATGAAAATACTGATGTACAAATTCGTGCCAACGAATATCCGGAGATAAAAAAAGAAATTGAAAGTATCGAACAAGCGATTATCAACTTATCGTATAGTGTTGCTCCGCATCTTTCCAATGAAAATTTCAATGCAATCCGAAAGGCATTACTTGAAAGAGAAACGGCCGTAGTACCGTTAAAACCGAAGACAAACCGAGCTGCTTATCTGGGCTGGGCCGCCTCATTCCTATTATTATTGGGTGCCGGCTTCCTGTATTTCCAAATGAATCAGGGCGATATATTATTAAAAGACAGCAAACAGAAAAACGATCAATTACAGAAATCGGTTGTAACGCTTCAGGAACAAAATAAAAACAATGAAACCATCCTGAATCTCCTTAAAAACGAGAAAAATACCCTTGTAACTCTTGCCGGGCAAACTGTTGCACCGGAAGCAAAAGCTAAAATATACTGGAATCAGGAAGATCATTCCGTATATGTAGACGCATCAGGATTACCGGAAGCACCTAAAGGCCATGTTTATCAGGTATGGTCCTTAAAAATGGATCCGCTAACACCAACAAGCATCGGGTTACTGGAAAAAACCGAAATCGGAAATTCAAAAATATTTAAAGTAGACAATACCGCTGATGCCGAAGGTTTCGGAATTACTTTAGAACCGGCCGGAGGTAGTGCAGCACCTACAATGGATCAATTATATACATTAGGAAAAGTTTAA
- a CDS encoding SIR2 family NAD-dependent protein deacylase has product MKQKLVVLSGAGISAESGIKTFRDADGLWEGHDIMEVASPIGWANNSELVLDFYNKRRAQLKEVHPNKGHQILAELEPYFDVHIITQNVDDLHERAGSSNVLHLHGELLKVRSTVHDDIILDWHHDLNKGDNDIHGNQLRPHIVWFGEEVPAIEAAIPIVEQADYLVVIGTSLQVYPAAGLLHYAHEKTPLYYIDPKPASINNIDNPLKVIPLTGSEGMEILKKELLEQFEKI; this is encoded by the coding sequence ATGAAGCAGAAACTTGTCGTTCTTTCCGGTGCCGGAATTAGTGCCGAAAGCGGAATCAAAACCTTTCGCGATGCAGATGGCTTATGGGAAGGGCATGATATTATGGAAGTCGCCTCTCCTATCGGATGGGCCAATAACAGCGAACTGGTTCTTGATTTTTACAATAAAAGAAGAGCCCAGTTAAAGGAAGTACATCCTAATAAAGGACATCAGATTTTAGCTGAACTTGAACCCTATTTTGATGTGCATATCATCACGCAGAATGTAGATGATCTTCATGAAAGAGCCGGTAGTTCCAATGTTTTACACCTTCACGGCGAATTATTAAAAGTCAGAAGTACTGTTCATGACGACATTATTCTGGATTGGCATCATGATTTAAACAAAGGCGATAATGATATTCACGGCAATCAGCTTCGGCCGCATATTGTCTGGTTCGGAGAAGAAGTTCCGGCTATCGAAGCCGCAATTCCGATTGTAGAACAAGCCGATTACCTCGTTGTTATAGGTACCTCGTTACAGGTTTATCCGGCCGCCGGCTTACTTCATTATGCACATGAAAAAACACCGCTTTACTATATCGATCCCAAACCGGCTTCCATCAACAATATTGACAATCCGTTGAAAGTAATACCGTTAACCGGATCCGAAGGAATGGAAATCCTGAAAAAAGAACTCCTGGAACAATTTGAAAAGATTTAA
- the purB gene encoding adenylosuccinate lyase, which produces MHLTELSAISPIDGRYRNKTVSLSHYFSEEALIKYRVLVEVEYFIALCELPLPQLAGVDQNLFAELRKIYENFTTEDALWIKETEKTTNHDVKAVEYFIKAAFDQLGLQQYKEFIHFGLTSQDINNTAIPLSTKHAFEKVYLPSLVSVVARLKELSQEWKDVPMLARTHGQPASPTRLGKEIAVFVERLEEQMRLLFNVPFAAKFGGATGNYNAHFVAYPTLDWRKFGNDFVEDILGLHHSFPTTQIEHYDHFAAFFDALKRINTILIDLDKDIWTYVSMDYFKQKIKAGEIGSSAMPHKVNPIDFENSEGNLGIANAIFEHLSAKLPVSRLQRDLTDSTVLRNIGVPMGHTLIGFEATLKGLNKLLLNAEKFEEDLEKNWAVVAEAIQTILRREAYPNPYEALKDLTRTNTVINKEAIHNFIGTLNVSDAVKAELLKITPSNYLGI; this is translated from the coding sequence ATGCATTTAACTGAACTAAGTGCTATATCGCCAATTGACGGTCGGTATAGAAACAAAACCGTTTCCCTTTCTCACTATTTTTCTGAAGAAGCCCTGATCAAATACCGCGTACTGGTAGAAGTGGAATATTTTATCGCTTTATGCGAATTACCATTGCCGCAACTAGCCGGAGTCGATCAAAATTTATTTGCCGAATTGCGAAAAATCTACGAGAATTTTACAACGGAAGATGCACTTTGGATCAAAGAAACAGAAAAAACAACGAACCATGATGTAAAAGCAGTGGAGTATTTTATCAAAGCAGCTTTTGATCAATTAGGTTTACAACAATATAAAGAGTTTATCCATTTCGGATTAACGTCACAGGATATCAACAATACTGCGATTCCGTTATCAACCAAACATGCTTTCGAAAAAGTATATCTGCCATCGTTAGTAAGCGTTGTAGCCCGATTAAAAGAACTAAGTCAGGAATGGAAAGATGTACCGATGTTGGCTCGTACACACGGACAGCCGGCTTCTCCTACTCGTTTAGGTAAAGAAATTGCCGTTTTTGTAGAACGTCTTGAAGAACAAATGCGTTTGTTGTTCAATGTACCGTTTGCTGCGAAATTCGGTGGTGCTACCGGAAATTATAATGCCCATTTTGTTGCTTATCCAACTTTAGACTGGCGTAAATTCGGTAACGATTTCGTAGAAGATATATTAGGTTTACACCATTCATTCCCTACTACACAAATTGAACATTACGATCATTTTGCTGCCTTTTTCGATGCTTTAAAACGTATTAATACCATTTTAATCGATTTAGACAAGGATATCTGGACTTATGTTTCAATGGACTATTTTAAACAGAAAATAAAAGCCGGAGAAATCGGATCATCGGCCATGCCACATAAAGTAAACCCGATCGACTTTGAAAACTCAGAAGGAAATTTAGGAATTGCCAATGCCATTTTCGAACATTTATCAGCCAAATTACCAGTTTCCCGTTTACAACGGGATTTAACCGACAGTACGGTATTACGTAATATCGGCGTACCGATGGGACACACGCTTATTGGTTTTGAAGCAACTTTAAAAGGGTTAAACAAACTACTTTTAAATGCAGAAAAATTCGAAGAGGACTTAGAAAAAAACTGGGCTGTAGTAGCAGAGGCCATTCAAACGATTTTAAGACGTGAAGCGTATCCGAATCCTTATGAAGCGTTAAAAGACCTGACCCGTACCAATACTGTGATCAATAAAGAAGCTATTCATAACTTTATAGGCACATTAAACGTATCTGACGCTGTTAAAGCCGAGCTTTTAAAAATTACACCAAGCAATTATCTCGGGATCTAA
- a CDS encoding cation:proton antiporter domain-containing protein, producing MPLSTAETITETSHHLYPLISDLGLILMTAGVAVLLFKKIKQPLVLGYLVAGFLAGNNFDFFPSVTDIKSVEVWAEIGVIFLLFSLGLEFSFKKLMKVGGTASITAIIQIISMIFIGYMSGQWMGWSQMDSIFLGAILSMSSTTIILRAFDELNVKGKKYAGIVFGALIVEDIVAILLMVLLSTIAVSQQFSGAELFESVLKLFFFLILWFVGGIFFIPTLLKKAKNLLNEETLLIISLALCLMMVILATNAGFSPALGAFIMGSIIAETTQAEKIEHLIKPVKDLFGAVFFVSVGMLINPDTLVEYAVPVLLITLITILGKTISTAAGALVSGQPLKQSVQAGMSLAQIGEFSFIIATLGMSLKVTSDFLYPIVVAVSAVTTFTTPFMIKMSQPVYEKLEKVLPQKWLTAIDNYSTNSQSIKATSNWQVVLKAKMTQIVINSVIIIAIILLADLYISPLVVHSKMGNALAALITLIIIAPFLWALSLRRVAVKAMDELRKERKYRGPLTMLILVRIGLALFFVGFLLNNFFSPIVAFIALILVIISYIVFPKKLHAQYEKIENHFLKNFNDREIARAQKTRDDLTPWDGHMANFEIAKESNLAGKKLQDLKIREKMGVNIAFIKRGEIMINIPTRNERLFPGDEICVIGTDDQVQNFKGYLDQNEIEVPESVTEAQIVLQQYELTNQDFIGKSIRESQLRERTGGLVVGIERNGERILNPESHLILEQNDILWLVGDKKLLSAVFKN from the coding sequence ATGCCATTATCAACTGCCGAAACAATAACCGAAACTTCCCATCATTTATATCCCCTAATCAGTGATTTAGGATTAATCCTAATGACAGCCGGTGTAGCCGTACTGCTTTTTAAGAAAATCAAACAACCCCTGGTATTAGGTTATCTGGTTGCCGGTTTTCTCGCCGGAAATAATTTTGATTTTTTCCCTTCCGTCACCGATATAAAAAGTGTTGAAGTATGGGCTGAAATCGGGGTGATTTTCCTATTGTTCAGCCTCGGACTCGAATTCAGTTTTAAGAAGCTGATGAAAGTGGGCGGAACCGCTTCTATTACCGCCATTATTCAGATTATTTCGATGATTTTTATCGGGTATATGTCCGGACAATGGATGGGATGGTCCCAAATGGACAGTATTTTCCTCGGCGCCATTCTGTCAATGTCCTCCACCACGATTATCCTCCGTGCTTTTGACGAATTAAACGTAAAAGGAAAGAAATATGCCGGAATTGTTTTCGGAGCCTTAATTGTAGAGGATATTGTCGCCATCTTACTGATGGTGTTACTTTCCACCATCGCCGTTAGTCAGCAATTTTCCGGAGCCGAATTATTTGAATCCGTTTTAAAGTTATTCTTCTTCCTGATTCTTTGGTTTGTAGGCGGAATTTTCTTTATTCCTACCTTACTAAAAAAGGCCAAAAACCTGTTGAATGAAGAAACCTTATTAATCATATCATTAGCCCTTTGTCTGATGATGGTAATTTTGGCCACCAATGCCGGTTTTTCACCTGCTTTAGGTGCCTTTATCATGGGATCGATTATTGCAGAAACAACTCAGGCCGAAAAAATCGAACATCTTATCAAACCGGTAAAAGATTTATTCGGAGCTGTATTCTTTGTATCCGTCGGAATGTTAATCAACCCGGATACTTTGGTTGAATATGCCGTTCCTGTATTATTGATCACCCTTATTACTATTTTAGGTAAAACAATTAGTACCGCAGCCGGCGCTTTGGTCTCCGGACAACCTTTAAAACAATCCGTTCAGGCCGGTATGAGTTTGGCACAGATCGGGGAATTTTCCTTTATTATCGCTACGTTGGGGATGTCGTTAAAAGTAACCAGTGACTTCCTGTATCCGATTGTAGTAGCCGTATCCGCCGTAACGACCTTTACGACACCATTCATGATCAAAATGTCGCAACCGGTTTATGAAAAACTGGAAAAAGTGTTACCGCAAAAATGGCTTACCGCTATTGATAATTACAGTACAAACTCACAATCAATCAAAGCTACCAGTAACTGGCAGGTGGTATTAAAAGCCAAAATGACACAGATTGTGATCAACTCGGTAATTATTATTGCCATCATATTATTAGCCGATTTGTATATTTCCCCTTTGGTAGTGCATTCTAAAATGGGAAATGCTCTTGCCGCACTTATCACACTGATAATCATTGCACCGTTTCTATGGGCGTTATCACTTCGAAGAGTCGCAGTAAAAGCGATGGATGAACTTCGTAAAGAACGTAAATATCGCGGTCCGTTAACCATGTTAATCCTTGTAAGAATTGGTCTTGCCTTATTTTTTGTCGGGTTTCTTCTCAATAATTTCTTTTCACCGATCGTCGCTTTTATCGCTTTGATTCTGGTGATCATATCCTATATCGTCTTTCCTAAAAAGCTACACGCTCAATATGAAAAGATCGAGAATCACTTCCTTAAAAACTTCAACGACCGTGAAATTGCACGAGCTCAGAAAACCCGTGACGATTTAACCCCTTGGGACGGACACATGGCTAATTTTGAAATCGCCAAAGAATCCAATCTGGCCGGGAAAAAATTACAGGATTTAAAAATCCGGGAAAAAATGGGAGTCAACATTGCTTTTATCAAGCGTGGTGAAATCATGATCAATATTCCAACCCGAAATGAGCGTTTGTTCCCTGGCGATGAGATTTGTGTTATCGGAACTGATGATCAGGTTCAAAACTTCAAAGGCTATTTAGATCAGAATGAAATTGAAGTTCCGGAATCTGTAACGGAGGCACAGATTGTATTACAGCAATATGAACTGACGAATCAGGATTTTATCGGAAAAAGTATTCGGGAATCCCAATTACGGGAACGTACAGGCGGACTTGTCGTAGGTATTGAACGTAACGGTGAACGTATCCTGAATCCGGAATCGCATCTTATTTTAGAACAAAACGATATTCTATGGTTGGTAGGTGATAAAAAACTATTATCAGCCGTATTTAAAAACTAA
- the guaB gene encoding IMP dehydrogenase: protein MKAHTAKIIGEGLTYDDVLLVPNYSEVLPREVSIKTKFSKNITLNVPVVSAAMDTVTESAMAIAMAQEGGIGVLHKNMTIEQQAAEVRKVKRAESGMIIDPVTLPLTATVGDAKLAMREFSIGGIPVVDENQILKGIVTNRDLRFEKDNTRSIIEVMTSENLVTAGEGTTLTTAEEILQHNKIEKLPVVNQENKLVGLITFRDITKLTQKPNANKDKFGRLRVAAALGVTNDAVERATALVNAGVDAVIIDTAHGHTKGVVGVLKQVKEKFPELDVVVGNIATPEAALYLAENGADAVKVGIGPGSICTTRVVAGVGFPQFSAVLEVAAALRGTGVPVIADGGIRYTGDIPKAIAAGADCVMLGSLLAGTKESPGETIIFEGRKFKSYRGMGSVEAMKEGSKDRYFQDVEDDVKKLVPEGIVGRVPYKGELNESMLQFIGGLRAGMGYCGAKDIQTLQETGRFVRITTSGIGESHPHNVTITKEAPNYSR, encoded by the coding sequence ATGAAAGCACACACAGCTAAAATCATCGGGGAAGGTCTAACCTATGATGATGTTCTACTAGTTCCCAATTATTCAGAAGTACTTCCCAGAGAAGTAAGTATCAAAACGAAATTTTCAAAAAATATAACACTAAATGTACCGGTTGTATCCGCTGCTATGGATACGGTAACCGAAAGTGCTATGGCTATTGCAATGGCACAGGAAGGCGGTATTGGTGTATTACATAAAAACATGACGATCGAGCAGCAGGCTGCCGAAGTACGAAAAGTAAAAAGAGCGGAATCCGGAATGATTATCGATCCGGTTACATTACCGCTTACAGCAACGGTTGGCGATGCCAAACTGGCGATGCGTGAATTCAGTATCGGAGGAATACCGGTAGTGGATGAAAATCAGATTCTAAAAGGGATTGTAACGAATCGGGATTTGCGTTTTGAAAAAGATAACACCCGTTCGATTATCGAAGTAATGACCTCTGAGAATTTGGTAACGGCCGGAGAAGGAACGACTTTAACGACTGCTGAAGAAATATTACAACATAATAAGATTGAAAAACTACCGGTAGTCAATCAGGAAAACAAATTAGTTGGATTGATCACTTTTAGAGATATTACCAAGTTAACGCAAAAACCAAACGCAAACAAAGATAAATTCGGACGTTTACGTGTTGCAGCTGCTTTAGGAGTAACAAATGATGCAGTAGAAAGAGCGACTGCTTTGGTAAATGCCGGTGTAGATGCTGTGATTATTGATACGGCTCACGGACATACTAAAGGAGTGGTAGGTGTTTTAAAACAGGTAAAAGAAAAATTCCCGGAATTAGATGTGGTTGTAGGTAATATTGCGACACCGGAAGCGGCTTTATATCTGGCTGAGAATGGAGCTGATGCTGTTAAAGTAGGTATCGGTCCGGGATCGATTTGTACAACACGTGTTGTTGCCGGAGTTGGTTTCCCGCAATTTTCCGCAGTATTGGAAGTTGCAGCTGCTTTAAGAGGGACTGGTGTTCCGGTTATCGCTGACGGTGGAATCCGTTATACAGGTGATATTCCAAAAGCGATTGCTGCCGGAGCCGACTGTGTGATGCTAGGATCTTTATTAGCAGGAACAAAAGAATCACCGGGAGAAACTATTATTTTTGAAGGAAGAAAATTCAAGTCATACAGAGGAATGGGATCGGTTGAAGCGATGAAAGAGGGGTCGAAAGATCGTTATTTCCAGGATGTGGAGGATGATGTGAAAAAACTGGTTCCGGAAGGAATTGTAGGACGCGTACCGTATAAAGGAGAACTAAACGAAAGTATGCTTCAGTTTATTGGCGGATTACGTGCCGGAATGGGATACTGTGGTGCTAAAGATATTCAGACATTACAGGAAACAGGACGATTCGTTAGAATTACAACCAGCGGAATCGGAGAGAGCCATCCGCATAACGTTACAATTACAAAAGAAGCACCGAATTATTCAAGATAA
- a CDS encoding TonB-dependent receptor domain-containing protein: MRLKDFNIVLFTLISWSCFSQFNIHGKISNANNGTPVVLAEILKVEDGIRVQSGENGEFTFSNIKPGQYHLIFLSDHFHLKEKKVTIKHSDVEVLVVLQPMEVRLSEVLIQKRRKEFFAMSRLRDVDGMGIYAGKKSEVVIVGEQTGNKAVNLARQVFSQVAGLNIYESDAGGLQLNIGGRGLDPNRSAHFNIRQNDYDISADLLGYPESYYTPPAEGLDRIQIIRGAASLQYGTQFGGLINFKIKAPDPDKKRRLTNRQTIGSNNLFTSFTDLSGTLKNFSYYTFFNYKKGDGFQLNSDFESQNYFGNFNYRINNKTNLSFDYTHFQYLAHQPGGLTDKMFYEDAFQSNRKRNWFAVDWNLFSFKIKHQATQKTDISLNVFGLYAGRKALGFRSNRVFQEDKEGTVRDLITGKFANWGMEAKILQRYRFLGHENAFVIGGKYYQSKNNARQGPGSSGSDADFNLATQAFPYYENQSDYNYPNLNLALFGENIFRITDAFSITPGIRWEYINTQAKGYYKKINRDNAGNVIFDKRYDENNNLKRSFVLLGIGLSYKPIKAVETYMNFSQNYRSVTFNDMRITEPSYQIDENLKDEYGYTFDFGIRGQWKSKLTYDISAFGLAYKGRLGQIIKETDDFRIIRFRTNVGDAMLYGLEFFTDLSLQKTLFNPLDNDYKWNIFTNLALTKSTYTHSRQPGITGNQVEFVPMINLKTGMTLGYKNGLTSIQFTYLSDQYTDATNIKQDKNENIRGIEGQVPGYAITDWSLSYKFSSRFTLETGITNLMNTVYFTRRATGYPGPGIIPSAPRTGYITLQYRF, translated from the coding sequence ATGAGATTAAAGGACTTTAATATAGTGTTATTTACATTGATCAGTTGGAGCTGTTTTTCACAATTCAATATCCATGGCAAAATTAGCAATGCTAACAATGGTACTCCGGTAGTTTTGGCTGAAATCTTAAAAGTAGAGGATGGTATCAGAGTGCAATCCGGCGAAAACGGGGAATTTACTTTTTCAAATATAAAGCCAGGTCAATACCATTTGATTTTCTTGTCCGATCATTTTCATCTGAAAGAAAAGAAAGTAACTATAAAGCATAGTGATGTAGAGGTATTAGTGGTTTTACAGCCAATGGAAGTCCGACTCAGTGAAGTTTTAATTCAAAAAAGAAGAAAGGAATTTTTTGCAATGTCACGATTGCGGGATGTTGACGGGATGGGAATTTATGCCGGTAAAAAATCAGAAGTAGTTATTGTTGGTGAACAAACGGGAAATAAAGCGGTCAATTTAGCCCGACAAGTGTTTTCACAAGTTGCAGGATTGAATATTTATGAAAGTGATGCCGGTGGTTTACAACTTAATATTGGCGGAAGAGGACTGGATCCGAATCGATCAGCGCATTTTAATATTCGGCAAAATGATTATGATATCAGTGCAGATTTATTAGGTTATCCGGAAAGTTATTATACACCGCCGGCGGAAGGATTAGACCGGATACAAATAATAAGAGGAGCTGCCTCATTACAATACGGAACACAGTTCGGCGGACTGATCAACTTTAAAATAAAAGCCCCGGATCCGGATAAAAAACGCCGTTTAACCAACAGACAAACAATAGGAAGTAATAATTTATTTACCAGTTTTACCGATTTAAGCGGAACACTAAAGAATTTTAGTTATTACACGTTTTTCAATTATAAAAAAGGAGATGGCTTTCAGCTTAATTCCGATTTTGAATCTCAAAATTATTTCGGAAACTTTAATTATCGGATTAATAATAAAACGAACCTGAGTTTTGACTATACTCATTTTCAGTATTTAGCGCATCAACCCGGAGGATTAACGGATAAGATGTTTTATGAAGACGCCTTTCAAAGTAATCGGAAGCGAAATTGGTTTGCGGTTGACTGGAATCTTTTTTCATTTAAAATAAAGCATCAGGCCACTCAAAAAACAGATATAAGCCTGAATGTATTCGGATTATATGCCGGTCGGAAAGCATTAGGATTTCGTTCCAATCGGGTATTTCAGGAAGATAAGGAAGGAACCGTTCGCGATCTGATTACCGGAAAATTTGCGAATTGGGGAATGGAAGCAAAAATTTTACAGCGTTATCGTTTTCTGGGGCATGAAAATGCATTTGTGATTGGAGGAAAGTATTATCAGTCAAAAAATAATGCCCGGCAAGGACCGGGGAGTTCCGGAAGTGATGCCGATTTTAATTTAGCAACACAAGCGTTTCCGTATTATGAGAACCAATCGGATTATAACTATCCGAATCTCAATTTAGCGTTATTCGGAGAAAATATTTTCCGTATCACGGATGCCTTTTCAATAACACCCGGAATTCGTTGGGAATATATCAATACACAGGCAAAAGGATATTATAAAAAAATAAACCGCGATAATGCCGGGAATGTCATTTTTGATAAACGTTACGATGAAAACAACAATTTAAAACGCTCGTTTGTGCTTTTGGGCATCGGATTAAGTTATAAACCGATTAAAGCTGTTGAAACATATATGAATTTCTCACAAAATTATCGTTCGGTAACGTTTAACGATATGCGAATTACAGAACCGTCGTATCAGATTGATGAGAATCTAAAGGATGAATATGGATATACGTTTGATTTCGGAATTCGTGGGCAATGGAAAAGCAAGTTGACTTATGATATCAGTGCTTTTGGATTGGCCTATAAAGGACGCTTGGGACAAATTATTAAGGAGACAGACGATTTTCGAATTATTCGCTTCCGAACGAATGTAGGTGATGCGATGTTATACGGACTTGAATTTTTTACCGATTTAAGTCTGCAAAAAACACTATTTAATCCGTTAGACAATGATTATAAATGGAATATATTTACGAATCTCGCGCTTACAAAGTCAACTTATACGCATTCCAGACAACCGGGAATAACCGGAAATCAGGTAGAATTTGTTCCGATGATCAACTTAAAAACCGGAATGACGTTAGGCTATAAAAACGGGCTGACAAGTATACAGTTTACTTATCTAAGTGATCAATATACCGATGCCACAAATATAAAACAGGATAAAAACGAAAACATACGTGGAATCGAAGGTCAGGTTCCCGGATATGCTATCACAGATTGGTCATTATCCTATAAATTCAGTTCCCGTTTTACATTGGAAACCGGAATTACAAACCTGATGAATACGGTTTATTTTACCCGAAGAGCCACCGGTTATCCCGGACCGGGGATTATACCGTCAGCACCGAGAACGGGCTATATTACATTGCAATATCGGTTTTAG
- a CDS encoding HTTM domain-containing protein, translating into MKRFQEYLNRTTEAAPLATFRILFGTIMFISLVRFVSKGWVKTLYIEPKFFFSYYGFEWVKPVSDFTYLIFLICSLSCLLIAIGYRYRIAIILFFISFTYIELMDKTTYLNHYYFISTVAFILIFLPANAYYSVDARLKPELAFQKIPAWCIDSLKLMLGIVYFYAGLAKINSDWLFKAMPLQLWLKPQYDLPVFGFLLQKEWMPFIFSWFGMLYDLAIPFLLLYRKTRLIAFVLVVIFHSVTRILFPIGMFPFIMIGATLVFFDAKYHHKALEYLSIIFKINKKRFDNGKARFTKTLSGTAIRIRILICFFIVQLVFPLRYLLYPGELFWTEEGFRFSWRVMLMEKAGYAQFIVKDAVTGNSFYIDNSEFLTPFQEKQMAFQPDFILEFARFIHNYYQEKGMNDPIVSVESYVTLNGRPSRIFINPTVNLAKEKDSFLPKYWIIPFEDEIKGL; encoded by the coding sequence ATGAAACGATTTCAGGAGTATCTAAACCGAACAACCGAAGCAGCTCCGTTGGCTACTTTCCGTATTCTTTTCGGTACTATTATGTTTATAAGTCTGGTTCGGTTTGTGAGTAAAGGTTGGGTAAAGACATTGTATATCGAACCGAAGTTTTTCTTTTCCTATTACGGATTTGAATGGGTAAAACCAGTAAGCGATTTTACGTATCTGATTTTTTTGATTTGTTCCTTATCCTGTCTTTTGATCGCTATAGGATATCGGTATAGGATTGCCATTATCCTGTTTTTTATAAGTTTTACTTATATAGAGCTGATGGATAAAACGACCTATCTGAATCATTACTATTTTATTAGTACGGTAGCATTTATTCTTATTTTTTTGCCTGCCAATGCTTACTACTCAGTGGATGCTCGACTAAAACCGGAATTAGCTTTTCAGAAAATACCGGCCTGGTGTATCGACAGTTTGAAACTTATGCTGGGCATTGTCTATTTTTATGCCGGATTGGCTAAAATCAATTCCGATTGGCTGTTCAAAGCAATGCCGTTACAATTATGGTTAAAACCGCAGTATGATCTTCCTGTATTTGGTTTTTTACTCCAAAAGGAATGGATGCCGTTTATATTCAGTTGGTTCGGTATGCTATATGATTTGGCTATCCCGTTTCTGCTGTTATATCGCAAAACCCGACTTATTGCCTTTGTATTAGTAGTCATTTTTCATAGCGTAACCCGGATTTTGTTTCCTATCGGAATGTTTCCGTTTATTATGATTGGTGCAACATTGGTGTTTTTTGATGCCAAGTATCATCATAAAGCATTGGAATACCTCAGTATTATTTTTAAAATCAATAAAAAACGATTTGATAATGGTAAAGCACGATTTACCAAAACATTGAGTGGTACGGCAATACGAATCAGAATATTGATTTGTTTTTTTATAGTACAATTAGTATTCCCGTTGCGCTATCTTTTATATCCGGGCGAATTATTCTGGACGGAAGAAGGTTTTCGTTTTTCCTGGCGGGTTATGCTGATGGAAAAAGCGGGTTATGCCCAGTTTATCGTCAAAGATGCGGTAACAGGAAATTCCTTTTACATCGATAATTCCGAGTTTCTAACCCCTTTTCAGGAAAAACAAATGGCTTTTCAACCGGATTTTATCCTTGAGTTTGCTCGTTTTATACATAATTATTACCAAGAAAAAGGGATGAATGATCCTATCGTTTCTGTAGAAAGTTACGTAACCCTTAACGGGAGACCCTCACGGATATTTATTAACCCGACTGTAAATCTGGCAAAGGAGAAAGATTCTTTTTTACCAAAATATTGGATTATTCCATTTGAAGATGAGATTAAAGGACTTTAA